A single Kribbella aluminosa DNA region contains:
- a CDS encoding DUF4832 domain-containing protein, whose translation MSETRRRFIQLTGGAVGAVALGSALPADAAPLSPGRGRGPRASTTATYDLTPLWDQETVLVNPHKGWYQHYLDDRDNSYLGTVAELQQFPGMNQIYIRIAWSFLEPVEGQYDWHLIDDAIAQFVPAGFGVSFRITCRETGREHNTPAGQLGFATPTWLNDLGMKGTYICNWGSAGPGVPAGPTCDGTLTYEPDYGDPIFLEKLENFHRAFAARYADKPWVRYIDIGSYGDWGESHTTWSGSGRVWPVSVIKEHIDIHKRCYPNNILLAGDELLWRPNDTAGGQEIRQYVKDQGVSWRDDSILIFFNPVVQRPELFDDVYLTRPTVLECQHYPTSKRLGYWQGQDGSVRGATDLIAGIRGLHASYIGFHGNNVEWLTDNPNLTKQLANLCGYWYFPASISLPATAHGGETVTAQVAWENHGVAPAYNVFTPYLQFVAKQQPAAGKRCAASGPIRLSGSNNRSWIPDQQTMESYSVHLPALPAGTYSVQLALIEEAASNRHIALGLAAGTQTADKYYTVGEITIS comes from the coding sequence ATGAGCGAAACACGTCGGCGGTTCATCCAGCTGACCGGTGGGGCGGTGGGAGCAGTGGCACTCGGCAGCGCCCTTCCCGCGGATGCGGCGCCGCTGAGTCCCGGACGTGGGCGTGGACCGCGCGCGTCCACGACGGCGACGTACGACCTGACACCTCTGTGGGACCAGGAGACCGTGCTGGTCAACCCGCACAAGGGCTGGTACCAGCACTACCTGGACGACCGGGACAACAGCTATCTGGGGACGGTCGCCGAGCTCCAGCAGTTCCCGGGAATGAACCAGATCTACATCCGGATCGCCTGGTCCTTCCTCGAGCCGGTCGAGGGTCAGTACGACTGGCACCTGATCGACGATGCGATTGCGCAGTTCGTCCCGGCCGGGTTCGGCGTGTCGTTCCGGATCACCTGCCGGGAGACCGGTCGTGAGCACAACACGCCCGCCGGCCAACTGGGCTTCGCGACCCCGACCTGGCTGAACGACCTTGGGATGAAGGGAACCTACATCTGCAACTGGGGGTCCGCCGGTCCTGGTGTCCCGGCGGGCCCGACGTGCGACGGCACCCTGACGTACGAACCCGACTACGGCGATCCGATCTTCCTGGAGAAGCTGGAGAACTTCCACCGGGCGTTCGCGGCCCGGTACGCCGACAAGCCGTGGGTGCGGTACATCGACATCGGCAGCTACGGCGACTGGGGCGAGAGCCATACGACGTGGTCCGGCAGCGGCCGGGTGTGGCCGGTCTCGGTCATCAAGGAACACATCGATATCCACAAGCGCTGCTACCCCAACAACATTCTCCTCGCCGGCGACGAGCTGCTGTGGCGGCCCAACGACACGGCAGGGGGGCAAGAGATCCGGCAGTACGTCAAGGACCAGGGAGTGAGCTGGCGGGACGACTCGATCCTGATCTTCTTCAACCCGGTCGTCCAGCGCCCCGAACTGTTCGACGACGTCTACCTCACCCGCCCCACCGTGCTCGAATGCCAGCACTACCCAACGTCCAAGCGGCTGGGCTACTGGCAAGGTCAGGACGGGTCGGTGCGGGGGGCAACCGATCTGATCGCGGGCATCCGGGGGCTGCATGCGTCGTACATCGGCTTCCACGGTAACAACGTCGAGTGGCTGACGGACAATCCGAACCTCACCAAGCAGCTGGCGAACCTGTGCGGGTACTGGTATTTCCCGGCCAGTATCAGCCTTCCGGCGACTGCCCACGGCGGGGAAACCGTCACAGCGCAGGTCGCCTGGGAGAACCACGGCGTCGCGCCCGCGTACAACGTGTTCACGCCGTACCTCCAGTTCGTGGCGAAGCAGCAACCGGCCGCCGGCAAACGGTGCGCGGCTTCGGGGCCGATCCGGCTGAGCGGGTCGAACAACCGTTCCTGGATACCGGACCAGCAGACCATGGAGTCCTATTCAGTGCACCTGCCCGCGCTTCCCGCCGGAACATACAGCGTTCAACTGGCCCTCATCGAAGAAGCTGCGAGTAACCGGCACATCGCGCTCGGACTGGCGGCCGGCACCCAGACCGCGGACAAGTACTACACCGTCGGCGAAATCACCATCAGCTGA